From Hylaeus volcanicus isolate JK05 chromosome 2, UHH_iyHylVolc1.0_haploid, whole genome shotgun sequence, the proteins below share one genomic window:
- the LOC128872716 gene encoding uncharacterized protein LOC128872716 translates to MRNSALTDRRLFDALHVLIVFSGVFSVALSAVSQDRGLYHRSPNFDDAESTNDDFLAYMLDRWRSAQSPEVRREPQIAIQLLKSHAQRDNDDLTYEVGYKYAENGKNTMEKNKNCGNGVYEKTRDDKKDQNEAKFDGDVPAITSRTIIDPPAFECPAGQRPDSNGQCRDVIEM, encoded by the exons ATGAGAAATTCGGCCCTAACAGACCGTCGTTTGTTCGACGCTCTCCACGTTCTTATCGTATTCTCGGGCGTGTTCTCGGTAGCGTTATCGGCGGTGAGCCAGGACAGAGGATTGTATCACCGGTCCCCGAATTTCGATGACGCAGAGTCGACCAACGACGACTTCTTGGCTTATATGCTGGACAGGTGGAGGTCGGCCCAGTCGCCGGAGGTTCGACGAGAGCCGCAGATCGCGATTCAACTCCTCAAGAGCCACGCGCAACGGGATAACGACGATTTGACGTACGAAGTCGGGTACAAGTACGCGGAGAACGGCAAGAACACGATggagaaaaataagaattgcGGGAACGGGGTGTACGAGAAGACGAGGGACGATAAAAAGGATCAGAACGAGGCGAAGTTTGACGGGGATGTCCCGGCGATCACCTCCAGGACCATCATCGATCCTCCCGCTTTCGAGTGTCCCGCGGGACAGAGGCCGGACTCGAACGGCCAGTGCAGGGACGTTAT CGAAATGTAA